The Argentina anserina chromosome 3, drPotAnse1.1, whole genome shotgun sequence genome includes a region encoding these proteins:
- the LOC126788977 gene encoding ankyrin repeat-containing protein At5g02620-like isoform X2 has translation MSSPDAHNPLPAGIQLMAARNGDSRATAYHVINILDLSEPSEPSRRFLETDNRELYLEICVPLNKYALKGNWEAAERILRDSTLLTSCITRGGDTVLHVAAGARQVHFVAKLVERMKEQDLTLKNDIGNTAFSIAAAAGSIEIAGIMMNKNPCLPTIRGGQGMTPLYMAALLGHSVMADHLYSRTKEMLDEADRLALFFTCIDNSLYDLAMKMLSSDKTLAKARNAKYETALHILARLPSEFTSQSPGMWSRLINSCWKLSHNRNLNQVDEALQLVQCLWTEILNSDHNDMMALIEHPSKLVFDATKLGNYEFLAVLINSYPDLIWELDDNNRSIIHVAVLHRHESIFNLVHEIGSIKDIIVTFNDNSGSNNILHMAAKLAPRNQLNLVSGAALQMQRELVWFEEVKKIVPPPSLEMKNTKGKTPRELFTSEHKGLLHKGEAWMKHTANSCMIVAALIATVVFSAAFSLPGGTSENTGEPKFLKETAFLFFAISDGVALVSSSTSILMFLFILTSRYTEGDFLKSLPLKLMIGLTSLFISIASMMVAFSTTFYLDCHYGLGWVPNLIFVFAFVPVALFAFLQFPLLSDMFSSTYCSSLLFQPWKHMID, from the exons ATGTCTAGCCCAGACGCACACAATCCATTACCAGCCGGAATTCAATTGATGGCTGCCAGAAATGGAGATTCAAGAGCAACTGCTTACCACGTCATCAACATTCTAGATCTATCGGAACCCTCGGAACCTTCACGTCGTTTTCTAGAAACCGACAATA GAGAGCTATACCTTGAAATATGTGTGCCGCTAAATAAGTATGCCCTGAAAGGAAATTGGGAAGCTGCTGAAAGAATCTTGAGGGATTCGACGCTTCTGACTTCATGCATAACAAGAGGAGGGGACACTGTTCTTCACGTTGCAGCAGGAGCAAGACAAGTTCACTTTGTGGCGAAGCTGGTGGAAAGGATGAAAGAACAAGACTTGACACTGAAAAACGATATCGGAAACACAGCCTTCAGCATTGCTGCTGCAGCTGGAAGTATTGAAATTGCAGGTATTATGATGAATAAGAATCCATGCTTGCCAACAATTCGAGGCGGCCAAGGAATGACACCACTCTATATGGCAGCCTTGTTGGGACACTCTGTCATGGCAGATCACCTGTACTCTCGAACTAAGGAAATGTTGGACGAAGCCGACCGGCTAGCACTGTTTTTTACTTGTATTGATAACAGTTTGTATG ATCTAGCGATGAAGATGCTAAGCAGTGACAAAACATTAGCCAAGGCTCGAAATGCGAAATACGAAACAGCGTTGCATATCTTGGCTAGATTGCCTTCAGAATTCACAAGCCAAAGTCCAGGAATGTGGAGTAGACTCATCAACTCAT GTTGGAAGCTCTcacacaatagaaacttgaatCAAGTCGATGAAGCCCTTCAACTGGTTCAATGCCTTTGGACAGAAATTTTGAATAGTGATCATAACGATATGATGGCACTAATCGAGCACCCTTCCAAATTAGTGTTTGACGCTACAAAATTGGGAAACTATGAGTTCCTGGCAGTGCTTATTAACTCTTATCCTGATTTAATATGGGAACTTGATGACAATAATCGGAGTATAATCCACGTTGCTGTTTTGCATCGTCATGAAAGTATATTCAATCTAGTGCATGAGATAGGTTCCATCAAGGATATCATAGTGACATTTAATGATAACAGTGGGAGTAATAACATCTTACATATGGCTGCAAAATTAGCACCTCGAAATCAACTCAACCTTGTATCAGGCGCAGCTCTTCAAATGCAGCGAGAGTTGGTGTGGTTTGAG GAAGTAAAAAAGATTGTACCACCTCCCAGTTTAGAAATGAAAAACACGAAAGGAAAAACACCGAGGGAATTATTCACAAGTGAGCATAAAGGGTTGTTGCACAAAGGAGAAGCATGGATGAAGCACACTGCAAATTCATGTATGATTGTTGCGGCTCTTATTGCGACTGTTGTGTTTTCAGCTGCTTTTAGTTTGCCTGGCGGTACATCGGAGAATACAGGAGAGCCAAAGTTTCTAAAAGAGACTGCCTTCCTATTCTTTGCCATATCAGATGGAGTAGCACTCGTTTCCTCTTCAACTTCGATACTAATGTTCTTGTTCATCCTCACATCCCGTTATACTGAAGGTGATTTCCTCAAATCATTACCGTTGAAGTTGATGATAGGACTCACGTCACTATTCATCTCCATAGCATCCATGATGGTAGCGTTTAGCACAACCTTCTATCTAGACTGTCACTATGGATTAGGATGGGTGCCGAAtcttatatttgtatttgCGTTCGTTCCCGTTGCGTTGTTTGCTTTTCTGCAATTTCCGCTCTTGTCTGATATGTTTTCTTCAACATATTGTTCAAGTCTTTTATTTCAGCCATGGAAACATATGATCGACTAG
- the LOC126788976 gene encoding ankyrin repeat-containing protein At5g02620-like, whose amino-acid sequence MFTQFVQSGTNMSIPQAQPVPPAGIQLASTTIDILADKPVPKTPSLHLLEHKNREQYLNICVPLYKYALKGDWAAAEKILEKDRTLLSAAISTGWDTVLHIAAGSRHIHFVEKLVEIMDNEHLALQDKNGNTALCIAAAAGALEIGDILIKRNDSLLSVRGGQKMAPPYMAAVLGQSEMAWYLYPQSKKMMKKPDLENLFFSCINNGLYDLAFKLLDTDGSLAKARTDRPKNKTALHILARKPSVFGSQSPGIWGRLIKSFLPGFNFAFQKNLNQTGEALKLVQRLWEEILKNEHDDVMRLIKYPSNLIFDAAELGNHEFLSVLMSSYPELVWETDEKNRTIIHLAVLHRHTSIFTLVHEIGSIKDVIVTYEDNEGNNIVHMAAKCAPQNQLNLVPGVALQMQRELVWFEEVKKIVQPQYIEMENEKGKTPQELFTEEHRELMLQGEKWMKETATSCLLVATIIATVVFSAAFSIPGGTDDHTGKPKFLQEKAFIYFTIADGAALFSSSTAMLMFLFILTSRYAENDFLKSLPLKLMVGLSCLFISIASMMMAFSTAFYLSCQYGSRWVPDLAFFFAIVPVALYAFMQFPLVSDISSSTFCSSLLFQPWKYMIY is encoded by the exons ATGTTTACACAGTTTGTTCAATCTGGAACGAACATGTCTATCCCACAAGCACAACCGGTGCCACCTGCTGGGATTCAACTAGCCTCCACCACCATCGATATTTTGGCAGATAAACCTGTACCCAAAACACCTTCGCTTCATCTGCTAGAGCACaaaaata GAGAGCAATACCTGAATATATGCGTGCCTCTCTATAAGTATGCACTTAAAGGTGATTGGGCAGCAGCTGAAAAAATCTTGGAAAAGGATCGGACACTTTTGAGTGCAGCCATATCAACAGGATGGGACACTGTTCTTCATATTGCGGCAGGATCAAGACATATTCACTTTGTCGAAAAACTGGTTGAAATCATGGACAATGAACATTTGGCTCTCCAAGACAAAAATGGAAACACTGCTTTATGTATTGCTGCCGCTGCTGGAGCTTTAGAAATCGGAGATATTCTGATTAAAAGGAACGATTCTTTGCTGTCAGTTCGAGGAGGTCAAAAAATGGCACCACCCTATATGGCTGCTGTGTTAGGACAATCAGAAATGGCATGGTATTTGTACCCTCAAAgtaagaagatgatgaagaaaccCGACCTCGAAAACTTGTTCTTTTCCTGTATCAACAATGGTCTGTATG ATCTAGCCTTTAAGTTGCTAGATACAGATGGATCATTAGCCAAGGCACGCACTGACCggccaaaaaataaaacagcCTTGCATATTTTGGCTCGAAAGCCTTCAGTATTTGGTTCCCAAAGTCCAGGAATCTGGGGTAGACTCATTAAATCAT TCCTCCCAGGTTTTAACTTTGCGTTCCAAAAAAATCTAAATCAAACTGGTGAAGCACTTAAGCTGGTCCAACGCCTTTGggaagaaattttgaaaaatgagCATGACGATGTAATGAGGCTGATCAAATATCcttcaaatttaatatttgatGCAGCAGAATTAGGAAATCATGAGTTCCTGAGCGTGCTTATGAGCTCTTATCCTGAGCTTGTCTGGGAAACGGATGAAAAAAATCGAACGATTATTCATCTTGCAGTTTTGCATCGTCATacgagtatctttactctaGTGCATGAGATAGGCTCAATAAAGGATGTCATAGTGACATATGAGGATAATGAGGGTAACAATATAGTGCATATGGCTGCAAAATGTGCTCCTCAAAACCAATTAAATCTGGTGCCGGGCGTAGCTCTTCAAATGCAGCGAGAGTTAGTATGGTTTGAG GAAGTAAAGAAGATTGTTCAACCTCAATATATAGAGATGgaaaacgagaaaggaaaaacaCCTCAAGAATTATTCACCGAGGAACACAGGGAGCTGATGCTTCAAGGAGAAAAATGGATGAAGGAGACTGCAACTTCATGCTTGCTTGTTGCGACTATTATTGCCACCGTTGTTTTTTCAGCGGCATTTAGTATACCAGGTGGCACAGATGATCATACTGGAAAACCAAAATTTTTGCAAGAGAAAGCTTTTATATACTTCACAATAGCTGACGGAGCAGCACTCTTTTCATCTTCAACTGCAATGCTGATGTTCTTATTTATCCTCACCTCGCGGTATGCGGAAAACGATTTCCTCAAGTCCTTGCCTTTGAAGTTGATGGTTGGACTGAGTTGCCTGTTCATCTCAATAGCATCTATGATGATGGCTTTCAGCACTGCTTTCTATTTGTCTTGTCAATATGGATCAAGATGGGTTCCAGATCTTGCATTTTTCTTTGCAATTGTCCCTGTTGCTTTATATGCATTTATGCAATTCCCTCTTGTGTCTGATATATcctcttcaacattttgttctAGTCTTTTATTTCAGCCATGGAAATATATGATATACTAA
- the LOC126788977 gene encoding ankyrin repeat-containing protein At5g02620-like isoform X1, with amino-acid sequence MSSPDAHNPLPAGIQLMAARNGDSRATAYHVINILDLSEPSEPSRRFLETDNRELYLEICVPLNKYALKGNWEAAERILRDSTLLTSCITRGGDTVLHVAAGARQVHFVAKLVERMKEQDLTLKNDIGNTAFSIAAAAGSIEIAGIMMNKNPCLPTIRGGQGMTPLYMAALLGHSVMADHLYSRTKEMLDEADRLALFFTCIDNSLYDLAMKMLSSDKTLAKARNAKYETALHILARLPSEFTSQSPGMWSRLINSFIPGWKLSHNRNLNQVDEALQLVQCLWTEILNSDHNDMMALIEHPSKLVFDATKLGNYEFLAVLINSYPDLIWELDDNNRSIIHVAVLHRHESIFNLVHEIGSIKDIIVTFNDNSGSNNILHMAAKLAPRNQLNLVSGAALQMQRELVWFEEVKKIVPPPSLEMKNTKGKTPRELFTSEHKGLLHKGEAWMKHTANSCMIVAALIATVVFSAAFSLPGGTSENTGEPKFLKETAFLFFAISDGVALVSSSTSILMFLFILTSRYTEGDFLKSLPLKLMIGLTSLFISIASMMVAFSTTFYLDCHYGLGWVPNLIFVFAFVPVALFAFLQFPLLSDMFSSTYCSSLLFQPWKHMID; translated from the exons ATGTCTAGCCCAGACGCACACAATCCATTACCAGCCGGAATTCAATTGATGGCTGCCAGAAATGGAGATTCAAGAGCAACTGCTTACCACGTCATCAACATTCTAGATCTATCGGAACCCTCGGAACCTTCACGTCGTTTTCTAGAAACCGACAATA GAGAGCTATACCTTGAAATATGTGTGCCGCTAAATAAGTATGCCCTGAAAGGAAATTGGGAAGCTGCTGAAAGAATCTTGAGGGATTCGACGCTTCTGACTTCATGCATAACAAGAGGAGGGGACACTGTTCTTCACGTTGCAGCAGGAGCAAGACAAGTTCACTTTGTGGCGAAGCTGGTGGAAAGGATGAAAGAACAAGACTTGACACTGAAAAACGATATCGGAAACACAGCCTTCAGCATTGCTGCTGCAGCTGGAAGTATTGAAATTGCAGGTATTATGATGAATAAGAATCCATGCTTGCCAACAATTCGAGGCGGCCAAGGAATGACACCACTCTATATGGCAGCCTTGTTGGGACACTCTGTCATGGCAGATCACCTGTACTCTCGAACTAAGGAAATGTTGGACGAAGCCGACCGGCTAGCACTGTTTTTTACTTGTATTGATAACAGTTTGTATG ATCTAGCGATGAAGATGCTAAGCAGTGACAAAACATTAGCCAAGGCTCGAAATGCGAAATACGAAACAGCGTTGCATATCTTGGCTAGATTGCCTTCAGAATTCACAAGCCAAAGTCCAGGAATGTGGAGTAGACTCATCAACTCAT TTATCCCAGGTTGGAAGCTCTcacacaatagaaacttgaatCAAGTCGATGAAGCCCTTCAACTGGTTCAATGCCTTTGGACAGAAATTTTGAATAGTGATCATAACGATATGATGGCACTAATCGAGCACCCTTCCAAATTAGTGTTTGACGCTACAAAATTGGGAAACTATGAGTTCCTGGCAGTGCTTATTAACTCTTATCCTGATTTAATATGGGAACTTGATGACAATAATCGGAGTATAATCCACGTTGCTGTTTTGCATCGTCATGAAAGTATATTCAATCTAGTGCATGAGATAGGTTCCATCAAGGATATCATAGTGACATTTAATGATAACAGTGGGAGTAATAACATCTTACATATGGCTGCAAAATTAGCACCTCGAAATCAACTCAACCTTGTATCAGGCGCAGCTCTTCAAATGCAGCGAGAGTTGGTGTGGTTTGAG GAAGTAAAAAAGATTGTACCACCTCCCAGTTTAGAAATGAAAAACACGAAAGGAAAAACACCGAGGGAATTATTCACAAGTGAGCATAAAGGGTTGTTGCACAAAGGAGAAGCATGGATGAAGCACACTGCAAATTCATGTATGATTGTTGCGGCTCTTATTGCGACTGTTGTGTTTTCAGCTGCTTTTAGTTTGCCTGGCGGTACATCGGAGAATACAGGAGAGCCAAAGTTTCTAAAAGAGACTGCCTTCCTATTCTTTGCCATATCAGATGGAGTAGCACTCGTTTCCTCTTCAACTTCGATACTAATGTTCTTGTTCATCCTCACATCCCGTTATACTGAAGGTGATTTCCTCAAATCATTACCGTTGAAGTTGATGATAGGACTCACGTCACTATTCATCTCCATAGCATCCATGATGGTAGCGTTTAGCACAACCTTCTATCTAGACTGTCACTATGGATTAGGATGGGTGCCGAAtcttatatttgtatttgCGTTCGTTCCCGTTGCGTTGTTTGCTTTTCTGCAATTTCCGCTCTTGTCTGATATGTTTTCTTCAACATATTGTTCAAGTCTTTTATTTCAGCCATGGAAACATATGATCGACTAG